The proteins below are encoded in one region of Actinomycetota bacterium:
- the sucD gene encoding succinate--CoA ligase subunit alpha gives MAILLDETTRVVVQGITGREGTFHATRNLDYGTKIVAGTRPGKGGTRVLDDRVPVFDTVIEAAKETGANASLIFVPGAGAADAVLEAEAAGCGLIVCITDPVPVREMMIVADYLRGRDAVLIGPNCPGLISPGKGNMGIIAPDICTPGPVGLVSRSGTLTYQIINEMTVRGIGQSTCVGIGGDPIVGTSFIDVLRRFEADPETKAVVMIGEIGGDAEERAAEFIGSEMSKPVVSYIAGFSAPPGKRMGHAGAIITGSSGTAEAKAAALEAKGVRVGRTPTQVADLVREVV, from the coding sequence ATGGCGATCCTGCTCGACGAAACGACGCGCGTGGTGGTCCAGGGGATCACCGGTCGCGAAGGCACCTTTCACGCCACACGCAACCTCGACTACGGGACGAAGATCGTCGCGGGGACCCGTCCGGGCAAGGGCGGCACCCGGGTGCTGGACGACCGGGTCCCCGTCTTCGACACGGTGATCGAGGCGGCGAAGGAGACCGGGGCCAACGCCAGCCTGATCTTCGTGCCGGGAGCCGGAGCCGCGGACGCCGTCCTGGAGGCGGAGGCGGCGGGGTGCGGGCTGATCGTGTGCATCACCGACCCGGTGCCGGTGCGCGAGATGATGATCGTGGCCGACTACCTTCGCGGCCGCGATGCCGTCCTGATCGGCCCGAACTGTCCCGGTCTGATCTCACCTGGCAAGGGCAACATGGGAATCATCGCGCCGGACATCTGCACCCCCGGCCCCGTGGGACTTGTGTCCAGGTCGGGGACCCTGACCTACCAGATCATCAACGAGATGACGGTCCGTGGAATCGGGCAGTCCACCTGCGTGGGCATCGGCGGGGACCCGATCGTGGGGACGAGCTTCATCGACGTCCTGCGGCGTTTCGAGGCCGACCCCGAGACAAAGGCCGTCGTGATGATCGGCGAGATCGGCGGAGACGCCGAGGAGCGCGCGGCCGAGTTCATCGGATCCGAGATGTCGAAGCCGGTCGTGTCGTACATCGCCGGGTTCAGCGCCCCGCCGGGCAAGCGGATGGGACACGCCGGCGCCATCATCACCGGCTCCTCGGGGACTGCCGAGGCCAAGGCCGCAGCGCTGGAGGCCAAGGGCGTCCGTGTCGGCAGGACCCCGACGCAGGTGGCGGACCTGGTTCGGGAGGTGGTGTGA
- a CDS encoding VOC family protein: MPSCNGMSHIALTVSDIDRSVQWYESVFGGTRFMEMKEEDFSLAMLMTPGGVLLSLHAYPNSPDGDRFSEFRIGLDHLSFCCETRADVVEWAERLEELGVEHSPVADAPYGHVLVFRDPDNIQLEFMAPLSGA; encoded by the coding sequence ATGCCCTCGTGCAACGGAATGAGCCACATCGCGCTGACGGTGTCGGACATCGACCGCAGCGTGCAGTGGTACGAGTCAGTGTTCGGCGGCACGCGGTTCATGGAGATGAAAGAGGAGGACTTTTCACTCGCGATGCTGATGACTCCGGGCGGGGTGCTGCTTAGCCTCCACGCCTACCCGAACAGCCCCGACGGCGACAGATTCAGCGAGTTTCGGATCGGCCTGGACCACCTGTCGTTCTGCTGCGAGACCCGAGCGGACGTCGTGGAGTGGGCCGAGCGGCTCGAGGAGCTCGGGGTGGAGCACTCACCCGTGGCGGACGCGCCGTACGGCCACGTCCTGGTCTTCCGTGACCCCGACAACATCCAGTTGGAGTTCATGGCTCCTCTGTCGGGAGCGTGA
- the purN gene encoding phosphoribosylglycinamide formyltransferase, translated as MRIGVLATGSGTNFQALVDACRSGYAPAEVVAVLTNKADALVLDRAARAGVPGVFVDPKAAPTREEYDRMLLEQLKLHGVELVCNAGYMRILSSEFVSEYRDRALNIHPSLLPSFPGLHAVRQALEHGVRVTGVTVHVVTDDLDGGPVLLQRAVDVLAGEPVESLTSRLHLVEYALYPKALKLWASGMVRVDGRRVEVSGDVEDPPWAGSLPPGLRSA; from the coding sequence ATGCGCATCGGAGTGCTTGCCACGGGTTCGGGCACCAACTTCCAGGCCCTGGTGGACGCCTGCCGCAGCGGCTACGCGCCCGCCGAGGTGGTTGCCGTGCTCACGAACAAGGCCGATGCCCTTGTCCTGGACAGGGCGGCCCGGGCCGGGGTGCCGGGAGTGTTCGTGGACCCGAAGGCCGCCCCCACCCGCGAGGAATACGACCGGATGCTGCTCGAGCAGCTCAAGCTGCACGGCGTCGAGCTCGTGTGCAACGCCGGGTACATGAGGATCCTGTCCTCGGAGTTCGTCTCGGAGTACCGCGACAGGGCCCTGAACATCCACCCGAGCCTCCTGCCGTCGTTTCCCGGCCTGCACGCGGTTCGACAGGCCCTGGAGCACGGCGTCCGGGTGACGGGGGTGACCGTGCACGTGGTGACCGACGACCTCGATGGGGGACCGGTCCTTCTCCAGCGGGCGGTGGACGTCCTCGCGGGCGAGCCGGTGGAGTCACTGACCAGCCGGCTGCACCTCGTGGAGTACGCCCTGTATCCCAAGGCCCTGAAGCTGTGGGCGTCGGGGATGGTGAGGGTAGACGGCCGGCGGGTCGAGGTGAGCGGAGACGTCGAGGACCCGCCGTGGGCCGGGTCCCTGCCGCCCGGACTGAGGAGCGCCTAG